A window of the Thermanaerothrix sp. genome harbors these coding sequences:
- a CDS encoding fumarate hydratase has protein sequence VGSEMCIRDRAKKALLRPMGQRNQDPRYARLEEECLRRINRLGIGAGGYGGLVTALDVRINPLPAHIAGMPVAVNLCCHALRHAKGVI, from the coding sequence TCGTGGGCTCGGAGATGTGTATAAGAGACAGGGCCAAGAAGGCCCTTTTAAGGCCCATGGGTCAGAGGAACCAAGACCCCCGTTACGCCAGGCTGGAGGAGGAGTGCCTGAGACGTATAAACCGGTTGGGCATAGGAGCCGGGGGGTACGGAGGTCTTGTGACCGCTTTGGACGTGAGGATAAATCCCCTGCCCGCCCACATAGCGGGCATGCCTGTGGCGGTGAACCTTTGCTGCCACGCCCTAAGGCACGCCAAGGGGGTGATATAG